From Streptomyces sp. NBC_00237, a single genomic window includes:
- a CDS encoding ABC-2 family transporter protein produces MRRLPVEGDRVRWRLYGLVAVGGFRRYATYRAATLAGVFTNTVFGFILAYAYTALWDQRPRLGGYELPEAIAYVWIGQALLAAASLIGGGFENDFMERIRTGAVVTDLYRPADLQLWWLCADLGRSAFQLLGRGVVPMAVGGLAFEVAMPTPWWRWGAFVLAVGLGVVVSFALRYLVALSAFWLLDGAGAVQISWLAGMFFSGMLLPLNLFPGALGEVARALPWSSLLQVPADVYLGRRTGWDLLGAYAFQAGWACALLLVGRLVQAAATRRVVVQGG; encoded by the coding sequence GTGCGGCGACTACCCGTGGAAGGGGATCGGGTGCGCTGGCGGTTGTACGGGCTCGTCGCGGTCGGGGGCTTCCGCCGGTACGCCACGTACCGGGCGGCGACCCTGGCGGGCGTCTTCACCAACACCGTCTTCGGCTTCATCCTCGCGTACGCGTACACGGCCCTGTGGGACCAGCGCCCGCGCCTCGGCGGCTACGAGCTCCCCGAGGCCATCGCGTACGTCTGGATCGGCCAAGCCCTGCTGGCCGCCGCCTCGTTGATCGGCGGCGGCTTCGAGAACGACTTCATGGAGCGCATTCGTACGGGTGCCGTCGTGACCGACCTCTACCGACCCGCCGATCTCCAACTCTGGTGGCTCTGCGCCGACTTGGGCCGCAGTGCCTTCCAGCTGCTCGGGCGGGGAGTGGTGCCGATGGCGGTCGGCGGGCTCGCCTTCGAGGTGGCGATGCCGACGCCGTGGTGGCGGTGGGGCGCTTTCGTCCTGGCGGTGGGGCTGGGGGTGGTGGTGAGCTTCGCGCTGCGCTACCTGGTGGCGCTGAGCGCGTTCTGGCTGCTGGACGGGGCGGGGGCGGTCCAGATCTCGTGGTTGGCGGGGATGTTCTTCTCCGGGATGCTGCTGCCGCTCAACCTCTTCCCGGGGGCGCTGGGAGAGGTGGCACGGGCGCTGCCGTGGTCCTCGTTGCTCCAGGTTCCGGCGGACGTGTACCTGGGCAGGCGTACGGGCTGGGACCTGCTGGGGGCGTACGCCTTCCAGGCGGGGTGGGCGTGCGCGCTGCTGCTGGTGGGGCGGCTGGTGCAGGCGGCGGCGACGCGGCGGGTGGTGGTGCAGGGTGGGTGA
- a CDS encoding ABC transporter permease, protein MPVRGRLALARDGFRAYGLIAMMWVRSTMAYRTSFALTTLGSFLATGLDFVAVLLMFRHVDRLGGFSLGEVAFLYGVAGAALGIGDLAMGTMGKVGQRVRDGTLDTLLVRPAPVLAQLAADHFALRRLGRAGQGLGVLAYAVVQVDGVEWTALKVAMVPMMLVSGAAIFAALFTMGGAFQFLAQDAAEVQSAFTFGGNALLSYPPTVFAKDLVRGVTFVLPLAFVNWIPVMYVLGRPYPLDVPEWFAFLPPVVAVGFWVVAGLLWRAGVRTYRSTGS, encoded by the coding sequence GTGCCCGTGCGCGGCCGGTTGGCGCTCGCGCGGGACGGGTTCCGGGCGTACGGGCTGATCGCGATGATGTGGGTGCGCTCCACGATGGCGTACCGGACGTCCTTCGCGCTGACGACCCTCGGCAGCTTCCTGGCGACCGGCCTCGACTTCGTCGCCGTACTCCTGATGTTCCGGCACGTGGACCGCCTCGGCGGCTTCTCGCTCGGTGAGGTGGCGTTCCTGTACGGGGTGGCGGGCGCGGCCCTCGGGATCGGCGACCTGGCGATGGGCACCATGGGGAAGGTCGGGCAGCGGGTCCGCGACGGGACGCTCGACACGCTGCTGGTGCGGCCCGCGCCCGTACTGGCGCAGTTGGCGGCCGACCACTTCGCGCTGCGGCGCCTCGGCAGGGCCGGGCAGGGGCTGGGAGTGCTCGCGTACGCCGTCGTGCAGGTGGACGGCGTGGAGTGGACGGCGCTGAAGGTGGCGATGGTGCCGATGATGCTGGTGAGCGGGGCGGCGATCTTCGCGGCGCTGTTCACGATGGGCGGCGCCTTCCAGTTCCTGGCACAGGACGCGGCGGAGGTGCAGTCGGCGTTCACCTTCGGGGGCAACGCGCTGCTCTCGTACCCGCCGACGGTGTTCGCGAAGGACCTCGTACGCGGGGTGACCTTCGTGCTGCCGCTGGCCTTCGTGAACTGGATTCCGGTGATGTACGTGCTGGGGCGGCCGTATCCGCTGGACGTGCCCGAGTGGTTCGCGTTCCTGCCGCCGGTGGTGGCGGTGGGGTTCTGGGTGGTGGCGGGGCTGCTGTGGCGGGCGGGGGTGCGGACGTACCGGAGCACGGGGAGCTGA
- a CDS encoding ATP-binding cassette domain-containing protein, giving the protein MDLIVVEDVEKVFGVRRKTGFLRREKRQVRAVDGISFTIPRGEMVGYIGPNGAGKSTTIKMLTGILTPSGGRLRVAGIDPSRERTRLAQRIGVVFGQRTTLWWDLPLKDSYRLMHRMYRIPDARFAVNMARCVELLDLAELLDVPVRQLSLGQRMRGDIAAALLHDPEVLYLDEPTIGLDVVSKSKVRQFLRDLNAELGTTVLLTTHDLTDIEQLCKRVMVIDHGRLMYDGALAGLHEVGESERTLVVDLEHEMPPVRTELARVVKVEGPRQWLAFPASVSAAPLVAQIAAAYPLLDLSIREPDIEAVIAKMYAGGTDGARGARLI; this is encoded by the coding sequence ATGGATCTGATCGTGGTGGAGGACGTCGAGAAGGTCTTCGGCGTACGGCGTAAGACAGGCTTCCTACGGAGGGAGAAACGGCAGGTCAGAGCAGTCGACGGGATCAGCTTCACGATTCCGCGCGGCGAGATGGTCGGGTACATCGGCCCCAACGGGGCGGGCAAGTCCACCACCATCAAGATGCTGACCGGCATCCTCACGCCGAGCGGCGGGCGGTTGCGCGTCGCGGGCATCGACCCTTCGAGGGAGCGGACGAGGCTCGCCCAGCGCATCGGCGTCGTCTTCGGGCAGCGCACGACGCTGTGGTGGGACCTGCCGCTGAAGGACTCGTACCGGCTGATGCACCGCATGTACCGCATCCCGGACGCGCGCTTCGCCGTGAACATGGCGCGTTGCGTCGAACTCCTCGACCTGGCCGAGCTGTTGGACGTGCCCGTACGGCAGTTGTCGCTCGGGCAGCGCATGCGGGGCGACATCGCGGCGGCACTCCTCCACGACCCGGAGGTGCTGTACCTGGACGAGCCGACGATCGGCCTGGACGTCGTGTCGAAGTCCAAAGTGCGCCAGTTCCTGCGGGACTTGAACGCCGAACTCGGCACCACCGTCCTGCTCACCACCCACGACCTCACCGACATCGAGCAGCTCTGCAAGCGTGTGATGGTCATCGACCACGGACGTCTGATGTACGACGGGGCGCTCGCGGGACTGCACGAGGTGGGGGAGAGCGAGCGGACGCTCGTGGTCGACCTGGAGCACGAAATGCCGCCCGTACGCACCGAGTTGGCGAGGGTGGTGAAGGTGGAGGGGCCGAGGCAGTGGCTGGCCTTCCCCGCTTCGGTCTCGGCCGCTCCGCTGGTCGCTCAAATCGCGGCCGCGTACCCGTTGTTGGATCTGTCCATCCGGGAGCCGGACATCGAGGCGGTGATCGCGAAGATGTACGCGGGCGGGACGGACGGGGCGCGGGGCGCGCGGTTAATCTGA
- a CDS encoding DUF1707 domain-containing protein: MTSSSASDLPELRASDADRERVAEVLREAVAEGRLDMEEFDERLGAVFRSRTHGELQVLVRDLPVSAETAPMVLPELRGGGATESWASRIGVPATSKGAFAFWGGFKRWGTWSVPRTFTAFAMWGGGEIDLREARFEEREVTIRCFTIMGGIVVKVPQNLHVQVNGIGIMGDFDDKATGEGTPGSPRVRVTGFALMGGVGVERKLRKAEKARLREERRKEL, encoded by the coding sequence ATGACCAGTTCCAGTGCGAGTGACCTTCCCGAACTGCGGGCGTCCGACGCCGATCGAGAGCGTGTGGCCGAAGTGCTGCGCGAGGCCGTCGCCGAGGGGCGGCTCGACATGGAGGAGTTCGACGAGCGGCTCGGTGCCGTGTTCAGGTCCCGTACGCACGGGGAGTTGCAGGTCCTCGTCCGGGACCTGCCGGTGTCCGCGGAGACGGCCCCCATGGTCCTCCCGGAACTGCGGGGCGGCGGCGCGACGGAGAGCTGGGCGAGCCGGATCGGCGTTCCGGCGACGTCGAAGGGGGCGTTCGCCTTCTGGGGCGGCTTCAAGAGGTGGGGCACGTGGAGCGTGCCGAGGACCTTCACCGCGTTCGCGATGTGGGGCGGCGGCGAGATCGACCTGCGCGAGGCCCGCTTCGAGGAGCGTGAGGTGACGATCCGCTGCTTCACGATCATGGGGGGCATCGTGGTGAAGGTGCCTCAGAACCTCCACGTGCAGGTCAATGGCATCGGCATCATGGGCGACTTCGACGACAAGGCGACGGGGGAGGGCACTCCGGGCTCGCCCAGGGTGCGGGTCACGGGCTTCGCGCTGATGGGTGGGGTGGGGGTCGAACGCAAGCTCCGCAAGGCGGAGAAGGCGCGTCTGCGCGAAGAACGCCGCAAGGAACTCTGA
- a CDS encoding SGNH/GDSL hydrolase family protein yields MTRRHGYALLAALATMVVLISCGIFAATRLIGGDGAARAGQQGDRGRGESARHGGDGLRPAANNRWIGTWAASPVGPEPRTARGLAGHTVRNVVHTSIGGNSARITLSNRFGDKPLLISHASVAVAAGSGTPAAAPGTMRGVTFGGKPYVIVPAGGSVVGDRTVIEVPYDGDLLVTTYSPRASGYVTYHPHSRQTGFSAVGDHTEDVSGRGYLKRTNNWRYLTGVDVLNARADGAVVMFGDSITDGISSTLNANRRWPDVFADRLRDEPGAPRYGVLNQGISGNRLLSDGRGPSGLSRFAADAAMRPGVKAVVVLLGINDIIAPPHERDPGRIVEGLRELVRQGHARGQRVIGGTLLPFGGHPSWTADRERVRGAVNDAIRAGKVFDGVVDFDRAVRDGYAPVRMLARYDSGDHLHPSDEGYRRMGMWVEWEMLVRGGAGASTVRS; encoded by the coding sequence ATGACCCGGCGCCACGGATACGCCCTGCTGGCCGCTCTGGCCACCATGGTCGTACTCATCTCCTGCGGCATCTTCGCCGCCACCCGCCTCATCGGCGGCGACGGCGCCGCGCGTGCCGGGCAGCAGGGGGACCGGGGGCGTGGAGAGAGCGCGCGGCACGGTGGGGACGGGCTGCGGCCCGCCGCGAACAACCGGTGGATCGGGACGTGGGCGGCCTCGCCGGTCGGGCCGGAGCCGCGTACGGCACGGGGGCTGGCCGGGCATACGGTGCGGAACGTGGTGCACACCAGCATCGGGGGGAACAGCGCGCGGATCACGCTGTCGAATCGGTTCGGGGACAAACCGCTGCTCATCTCGCACGCGTCGGTAGCGGTCGCGGCCGGGAGCGGGACTCCGGCAGCCGCGCCCGGGACCATGCGGGGGGTCACGTTCGGGGGTAAGCCGTACGTGATCGTGCCCGCCGGGGGGAGCGTCGTCGGGGACCGGACCGTGATCGAGGTGCCGTACGACGGGGACCTGCTCGTGACGACGTACTCGCCGAGGGCGAGCGGGTACGTCACGTATCACCCGCACTCGCGGCAGACCGGCTTCAGCGCCGTCGGGGACCACACCGAGGACGTGTCGGGCCGCGGGTACCTCAAGCGGACCAACAACTGGCGGTACCTGACCGGTGTGGACGTGCTGAACGCGCGGGCCGACGGAGCCGTGGTGATGTTCGGCGACTCGATCACGGACGGGATCTCCTCGACCCTGAACGCGAACCGGCGGTGGCCAGACGTCTTCGCGGACCGGCTGCGGGACGAGCCGGGGGCACCGCGCTACGGGGTGCTGAATCAGGGCATCAGCGGGAACCGGCTGCTCAGCGACGGGCGGGGACCGAGCGGGCTGTCGCGGTTCGCGGCGGACGCGGCGATGCGGCCCGGCGTCAAGGCGGTCGTGGTGCTGCTGGGGATCAACGACATCATCGCGCCGCCGCACGAGCGGGACCCGGGCCGGATCGTCGAGGGCCTGCGGGAACTCGTGCGGCAGGGGCACGCGCGGGGGCAGCGGGTGATCGGCGGGACGCTGCTGCCGTTCGGCGGGCACCCGTCGTGGACGGCGGACCGGGAGCGGGTGCGGGGGGCGGTGAACGACGCCATCCGGGCGGGGAAGGTGTTCGACGGGGTGGTGGACTTCGACCGGGCGGTGCGGGACGGGTACGCGCCGGTGCGGATGCTGGCTCGGTACGACTCGGGGGACCATCTGCATCCGAGCGATGAGGGGTATCGGCGGATGGGGATGTGGGTGGAGTGGGAGATGTTGGTGCGGGGAGGGGCGGGCGCTTCGACCGTACGGTCCTGA
- a CDS encoding DUF445 domain-containing protein, with product MERMERKDNGTLASERGPEQNPGPGPAAKPDRGPGPGHTSGGTPDEKPAHSAPRPTPPASPRQPFAFSEADEEKQRGVRRMKATATGLLLFVALVYVLAKWAQHSGLGGWAGYVAAAAEAGMVGAMADWFAVTALFKHPLGIPIPHTAIIPTKKDQLGVSLAEFVGENFLSEEVIRARLAPLDMGGRLGAWLADPAHADRVTEELATALRGALTILRDSDVQAVVGEAITRRAESAEIAPGLGKALDKVVADGAHHRAVDLICTRAHDWLVEHGDSVMDAVQGGAPGWTPRFVDRKIGDRVYRELLRFVTEIRDMPTHPARGAIDRFLADFATDLQSDTETRARTERLKAEILNRPEVQDVIASAWSAVRAMILAAADDDRSELRLRVRASLISLGTRLATDGRLQRKLEGWVEGAAVYVITTYRSEITSLITDTVAGWDATHTSRKIEAHIGRDLQFIRINGTVVGALVGLLIYTASKAFGA from the coding sequence ATGGAACGTATGGAACGTAAAGACAACGGAACGCTTGCCTCCGAACGGGGACCCGAGCAGAACCCGGGCCCCGGCCCGGCGGCGAAGCCCGATCGCGGACCGGGCCCGGGGCACACTTCCGGCGGCACCCCGGACGAGAAGCCTGCCCACTCCGCCCCCCGCCCCACCCCTCCTGCCTCCCCCCGCCAGCCCTTCGCCTTCAGCGAGGCCGACGAGGAGAAGCAGCGGGGCGTACGCCGCATGAAGGCGACGGCCACCGGCCTGCTCCTCTTCGTCGCGCTCGTGTACGTCCTGGCCAAATGGGCGCAGCACAGCGGGCTCGGCGGCTGGGCGGGCTATGTCGCGGCGGCGGCGGAGGCCGGAATGGTGGGTGCGATGGCGGACTGGTTCGCCGTCACGGCCCTCTTCAAGCACCCCCTGGGCATCCCCATCCCGCACACCGCCATCATCCCCACCAAGAAGGATCAACTAGGCGTTTCCCTGGCCGAGTTCGTCGGCGAGAACTTCCTCTCCGAGGAGGTCATCCGCGCCCGCCTGGCCCCCCTCGACATGGGCGGCCGCCTGGGCGCCTGGCTCGCCGACCCGGCCCACGCCGACCGCGTCACCGAGGAGCTCGCCACGGCCCTGCGCGGTGCGCTCACGATCCTCCGCGACTCCGACGTGCAAGCGGTGGTCGGCGAGGCCATCACCCGCCGCGCCGAATCCGCCGAGATCGCCCCCGGCCTGGGCAAGGCCCTCGACAAGGTGGTCGCCGACGGCGCCCACCACCGTGCGGTGGACCTGATCTGCACCCGCGCCCACGACTGGCTCGTCGAACACGGCGACTCCGTCATGGACGCGGTCCAGGGCGGTGCCCCCGGCTGGACCCCCCGCTTCGTGGACCGCAAGATCGGCGACCGCGTCTACCGCGAGCTGCTCCGCTTCGTCACGGAGATACGGGACATGCCGACCCACCCCGCCCGAGGAGCCATCGACCGCTTCCTCGCCGACTTCGCCACCGACCTCCAGTCGGACACCGAGACCCGCGCCCGCACCGAGCGCCTCAAGGCCGAGATCCTCAACCGCCCCGAGGTCCAGGACGTCATCGCCTCCGCGTGGTCGGCGGTCCGCGCCATGATCCTCGCCGCCGCCGACGACGACCGTTCCGAACTCCGCCTCCGCGTCCGCGCCTCCCTGATCTCCCTGGGCACCCGCCTGGCCACGGACGGCCGCCTCCAGCGCAAGCTCGAAGGCTGGGTCGAGGGGGCGGCGGTGTACGTCATCACCACCTACCGCTCCGAGATCACGTCCCTGATCACGGACACGGTCGCGGGCTGGGACGCCACCCACACCTCCCGCAAGATCGAGGCCCACATCGGCCGCGACCTCCAGTTCATCCGCATCAACGGAACGGTGGTCGGCGCCCTGGTCGGCCTCCTCATCTACACGGCGTCAAAGGCTTTCGGCGCCTGA
- a CDS encoding Ig-like domain-containing protein, with the protein MTVAVALVGCEANAADSKPGAAGASDGVVAQAAKAGPPWMQLVDDADDTEGGEKVVVEVLKNDTLAPAGMPAAPFLGAAETSDYELTLHTKPRHGKASLKGNRVTYTPSPSYIGEDDFMYEVKMKGMKGKSVGAKPVKGTAVVRITMNTAAPGAAKAKKG; encoded by the coding sequence ATGACCGTGGCCGTGGCGCTGGTCGGGTGCGAGGCGAACGCGGCCGACTCGAAGCCCGGGGCCGCGGGAGCGAGTGACGGAGTCGTCGCGCAGGCGGCGAAGGCCGGGCCGCCGTGGATGCAGCTCGTCGACGACGCGGACGACACGGAAGGGGGCGAGAAGGTCGTGGTCGAGGTCCTGAAGAACGACACCCTCGCCCCGGCCGGTATGCCCGCCGCCCCCTTCCTCGGGGCCGCGGAGACGTCCGACTACGAGCTCACCCTCCACACCAAACCCCGGCACGGGAAAGCCTCCCTCAAGGGCAACCGCGTCACCTACACGCCGTCCCCCTCCTACATCGGCGAGGACGACTTCATGTACGAGGTGAAGATGAAGGGGATGAAGGGGAAGTCGGTGGGCGCCAAGCCCGTGAAGGGAACCGCCGTCGTACGGATCACCATGAACACCGCCGCCCCCGGCGCTGCCAAGGCCAAGAAGGGCTAG
- a CDS encoding excalibur calcium-binding domain-containing protein gives MLGIRMGGARQRAVTAGGVVVVAAVTLAGCGGGTPVDAKPVGGASTPTAAEPSATEAAPTPTPAGGVLGLIDDTARVKSVKAVVVDVLANDTFKAPGGGDAEAFKKAVQKGEFTLALEAQPTAGTAVVSAGGSSFTYTPQVGYGGADEFTYKVTVEGVSGTAVVRLTVSAPKPPPVKTKKPAPPVRYKNCAAVRAAGAAPINEGDPGYARHLDRDGDGVGCEPYEGGTGGTGGGSGSGGSSTSGGSGGGNASYKNCSAVRAAGAAPIRRGDPGYGRHLDRDGDGVGCE, from the coding sequence TTGTTGGGGATACGTATGGGTGGTGCGCGGCAGCGTGCGGTGACGGCGGGTGGGGTGGTCGTGGTGGCGGCGGTGACGTTGGCCGGGTGTGGGGGTGGCACCCCGGTGGACGCCAAGCCGGTGGGGGGTGCGTCCACGCCGACGGCGGCGGAGCCGTCGGCCACGGAGGCGGCGCCGACGCCGACGCCCGCAGGGGGTGTGCTCGGGCTCATCGATGACACCGCGAGGGTGAAGAGCGTCAAAGCGGTGGTCGTGGACGTGCTGGCGAACGACACCTTCAAAGCTCCGGGTGGCGGCGACGCCGAAGCCTTCAAGAAGGCGGTGCAGAAGGGGGAGTTCACCTTGGCGCTGGAGGCTCAGCCGACTGCGGGGACGGCCGTCGTCAGTGCGGGTGGGAGCAGCTTCACGTACACGCCGCAGGTGGGGTACGGAGGTGCGGACGAGTTCACGTACAAGGTGACCGTCGAGGGCGTCAGCGGTACGGCCGTCGTGCGGCTGACGGTATCCGCGCCCAAGCCCCCGCCCGTGAAGACGAAGAAGCCCGCGCCGCCGGTCCGCTACAAGAACTGTGCCGCGGTACGTGCCGCCGGTGCCGCGCCGATCAACGAGGGGGACCCCGGCTACGCGCGGCACCTCGACCGGGACGGGGACGGGGTGGGCTGTGAGCCGTACGAAGGTGGAACCGGTGGGACCGGCGGGGGCTCGGGGTCCGGTGGGAGTAGCACCTCCGGGGGGAGTGGGGGCGGCAACGCCTCCTACAAGAACTGCTCCGCCGTGCGCGCCGCCGGTGCCGCGCCCATCCGGCGGGGCGACCCCGGGTACGGGCGCCACCTCGACCGGGATGGTGACGGGGTCGGGTGTGAGTAG
- a CDS encoding DUF397 domain-containing protein: protein MTNDALDWFKSSYSGGANTECVEVAGTQAGTAIRDSKARGGPRLAFNDDSWVQFVDALRSNRL from the coding sequence ATGACGAACGATGCCCTTGACTGGTTCAAGTCCTCGTACAGCGGGGGTGCGAACACCGAGTGCGTAGAGGTCGCGGGCACACAAGCTGGGACTGCCATACGAGACAGCAAGGCCAGGGGAGGCCCAAGGCTCGCGTTCAACGATGACTCTTGGGTCCAGTTCGTCGACGCCCTCCGAAGCAACAGGCTGTAG
- a CDS encoding helix-turn-helix transcriptional regulator, with translation MPTGPTTRRRQLGATLRKLRERRDMTLEEAGKLIGVSKATISRYETKEGPIKWPIADALCRSYGASDVEREAIIALAKEARVQGWWTSLGSKIPESMNFLLTLEDEALQENHFACAYVPGLLQTRGYAEAIVRASDMRQPAKEVERQVSIRLKRQEILKRSTPPHIWAVLDESVIRRCVGSTSTMRSQLDYLLACADAPHVTLQILPFASGAHASAMGSFVILGGQQPSLDVVYLDILTGALFLEKEEELDRYRQAFDYLRAQALDITASAALIKRAHKEMS, from the coding sequence GTGCCCACCGGACCCACCACACGCAGACGCCAACTCGGCGCAACACTCCGCAAGTTGCGCGAACGAAGAGACATGACATTGGAGGAAGCCGGAAAACTGATCGGCGTCTCCAAGGCCACCATCAGCCGTTACGAGACGAAAGAGGGGCCCATCAAGTGGCCGATCGCCGATGCCCTTTGCAGGTCCTACGGCGCCAGCGACGTTGAACGCGAAGCGATCATCGCCCTTGCGAAGGAAGCCCGGGTCCAAGGTTGGTGGACCTCGCTGGGCAGCAAGATCCCCGAGTCAATGAACTTCCTTCTGACGCTCGAAGACGAGGCCCTCCAGGAGAACCACTTCGCCTGCGCCTACGTTCCCGGCCTCCTCCAGACCCGCGGATACGCAGAGGCAATCGTCAGGGCCTCCGACATGCGTCAGCCCGCCAAGGAAGTGGAACGTCAGGTCAGCATCCGCCTGAAGCGCCAAGAGATCCTCAAGCGTTCCACGCCTCCGCACATCTGGGCCGTCCTGGACGAGTCCGTGATCCGGCGCTGCGTTGGCAGCACCAGCACCATGCGGAGTCAACTGGACTACCTCTTGGCCTGCGCGGATGCCCCTCATGTGACCCTACAAATCCTGCCGTTCGCCTCCGGCGCCCACGCTTCCGCCATGGGCAGCTTCGTTATCCTGGGCGGCCAACAACCCTCCCTGGACGTCGTGTACCTGGACATTCTCACGGGGGCGCTCTTCCTTGAGAAGGAGGAAGAGTTGGACCGCTACCGCCAGGCATTCGATTACCTGCGCGCACAGGCACTCGACATCACCGCCTCGGCGGCGCTGATCAAGAGAGCCCACAAGGAGATGTCATGA
- a CDS encoding ATP-binding protein encodes MRDNAVTITRSPARCVLAFEAKPAEMRVLRRSVREHLRQWSAFDLADEVELAVTELATNVIKHVGERSAATLVMEASAATLRVEVHDTSHQPPIFGEPECGAECGRGLHLLVGMALDWGTVQTATGKAVWCEFSMAACGQRWKVERALAALVAYRGDEGVVDLSLTRVPVLEDSATSLIADLLYCLMVQGSDPVAVLEHAQDHYVAECRRAG; translated from the coding sequence ATGCGCGACAACGCAGTCACCATCACCCGATCCCCGGCCCGCTGTGTGCTGGCCTTCGAAGCGAAACCGGCAGAGATGCGAGTGCTCCGCAGGTCGGTGCGCGAACACCTCCGGCAGTGGAGCGCGTTCGACCTCGCTGATGAGGTGGAGTTGGCGGTCACCGAGCTTGCGACGAACGTCATCAAGCACGTGGGTGAACGTTCCGCGGCGACCCTGGTCATGGAAGCGAGTGCTGCGACGCTGCGAGTCGAGGTGCACGACACGAGCCACCAGCCTCCGATCTTCGGTGAGCCTGAGTGTGGTGCGGAGTGCGGGCGTGGTCTTCACCTGCTGGTCGGCATGGCGCTGGACTGGGGAACGGTGCAGACGGCAACAGGTAAGGCGGTGTGGTGTGAATTTTCGATGGCTGCGTGCGGGCAACGCTGGAAGGTGGAACGGGCGCTGGCGGCTCTGGTGGCCTACCGAGGGGATGAGGGGGTGGTGGACCTCAGCCTGACGAGAGTTCCCGTGCTGGAAGACTCGGCGACTTCACTCATCGCAGACCTGCTGTACTGCTTGATGGTCCAGGGGAGTGACCCAGTGGCGGTATTGGAGCACGCGCAAGATCACTACGTCGCCGAGTGCAGGCGGGCCGGATGA
- a CDS encoding restriction endonuclease, translated as MLFTDPSRGHPNGYFDGWGDDGCFHYTGEGRYGDQRMIQGNLAVLTHTDQNRTIHLYRSISSGVVALVGEFTLDSQRPWYTTDAPDRDGDIRSVIMFRLRPIDVSPSTAEIPFTPPQQTLVEDVEVEQLHVESMAVNPSSVPRLADRNEAKLVRAYRRYLRSQGHSVGRKRILPSGEIKPLYTDLFDSTQNLLIEAKGTVTREAVRMAIGQLFDYRRYIDPRPDIALLLPSRPRADLIQLCHSDEVAAFAIWPKGEKFESSRTL; from the coding sequence ATGCTCTTCACCGACCCTTCTCGTGGCCACCCCAACGGCTACTTCGACGGGTGGGGCGACGACGGGTGCTTCCACTACACCGGTGAGGGACGGTACGGGGACCAGCGCATGATCCAAGGGAACCTCGCGGTGCTGACTCATACGGATCAGAACCGCACGATCCACCTCTACCGATCCATCTCCAGCGGAGTAGTGGCCCTCGTCGGAGAATTCACGCTGGACTCGCAACGCCCTTGGTACACAACCGATGCCCCCGACAGGGATGGCGATATCCGCAGCGTCATCATGTTTCGGCTGCGTCCCATAGACGTGTCACCATCCACAGCGGAGATCCCCTTCACTCCGCCGCAGCAGACCCTTGTAGAAGACGTTGAAGTAGAACAACTCCATGTCGAGTCCATGGCCGTCAACCCCAGCAGCGTTCCACGGCTAGCAGATCGGAACGAGGCCAAGCTGGTCCGGGCGTACCGTCGCTACCTACGCTCGCAAGGCCATTCCGTAGGCCGTAAGAGGATTCTCCCGTCCGGAGAGATCAAGCCCCTCTACACCGATCTCTTCGACAGTACTCAGAACCTCTTGATCGAGGCGAAGGGAACCGTCACACGTGAGGCAGTCCGCATGGCCATAGGTCAACTCTTCGACTACCGGCGGTACATAGACCCGCGTCCGGACATAGCGCTCCTCCTCCCGTCGCGCCCACGAGCCGACCTCATACAGCTCTGTCACTCCGACGAAGTTGCCGCGTTCGCCATATGGCCCAAAGGAGAGAAATTTGAAAGCAGCCGCACTCTGTAG